In Citrus sinensis cultivar Valencia sweet orange chromosome 4, DVS_A1.0, whole genome shotgun sequence, one DNA window encodes the following:
- the LOC102620005 gene encoding uncharacterized protein LOC102620005, whose protein sequence is MSSDIDHQPQPLIIISNDSPKIKPSVVNIEEKEEEAQEEITMKVSNNNTAATAAIILLSNINDELDLHTPTEDENKIPITLTPPPAPRKPVIKRKGIACKRKLFGEINHQVSHHQIVNKEEVDAFFKSSFESLAGKSAMIVKRCKCT, encoded by the coding sequence ATGTCCAGTGATATTGATCATCAGCCGCAACCACTGATCATCATCAGCAATGATTCACCAAAGATCAAGCCGTCAGTAGTTaacattgaagaaaaagaagaagaagcacaaGAAGAGATCACCATGAAggttagtaataataatactgCCGCCACCGCGGCCATAATCTTACTGAGTAATATTAACGATGAACTGGATCTTCACACTCCAACGGAAGACGAGAACAAGATTCCCATAACCTTAACCCCACCACCGGCGCCGCGGAAGCCGGTGATTAAGAGGAAGGGAATTGCATGCAAGAGAAAGTTGTTTGGCGAGATTAATCATCAGGTCTCTCATCATCAGATCGTTAACAAAGAGGAGGTTGATGCGTTCTTTAAATCCAGTTTCGAGTCACTTGCTGGAAAATCCGCCATGATCGTGAAGAGATGCAAGTGTACATGA